A region of Diospyros lotus cultivar Yz01 chromosome 3, ASM1463336v1, whole genome shotgun sequence DNA encodes the following proteins:
- the LOC127798396 gene encoding 60S ribosomal protein L10-like — MGRRPARCYRQIKNKPYPKSRYCRGVPDSKIRIYDVGMKKKGVDEFPFCVHLVSWEKENVSSEALEAARIACNKYMTKYAGKDAFHLRVRVHPFHVLRINKMLSCAGADRLQTGMRGAFGKPQGTCARVAIGQVLLSVRCKDANSPHAQEALRRAKFKFPGRQKIIVSRKWGFTKFSRTDYVKWKSENRIVPDGVNAKLLGCHGPLAVRQPGRAFLHSTA; from the exons ATGGGGAGGA GACCTGCAAGGTGCTATCGCCAGATCAAGAACAAGCCTTACCCAAAATCACGATACTGCCGTGGTGTGCCTGATTCTAAGATTAGGATTTATGATGTAGGAATGAAGAAAAAGGGAGTTGATGAGTTTCCCTTTTGTGTGCATTTGGTCAGTTGGGAGAAGGAGAATGTCTCTAGTGAGGCCCTTGAAGCTGCACGTATTGCTTGCAATAAATACATGACCAAATATGCTGGAAAGGATGCTTTCCACTTGAGAGTGAGGGTGCATCCATTCCATGTCCTGCGCATTAACAAAATGCTTTCATGTGCTGGGGCTGATAGGCTCCAGACTGGAATGCGTGGAGCTTTTGGTAAGCCTCAGGGAACCTGTGCACGTGTTGCCATTGGCCAAGTCCTCCTGTCTGTCCGCTGCAAGGATGCTAACAGTCCTCATGCCCAAGAAGCCTTGCGCCGAGCAAAATTCAAATTCCCTGGCCGTCAAAAGATCATTGTCAGCAGGAAGTG GGGATTTACCAAGTTTAGCCGCACTGATTATGTAAAATGGAAATCAGAAAATCGCATTGTTCCAGATGGTGTCAATGCTAag CTTCTTGGGTGCCATGGACCTTTGGCAGTTCGACAGCCTGGAAGAGCATTTTTACACTCAACTGCTTAA
- the LOC127797990 gene encoding uncharacterized protein LOC127797990 gives MRLLGSLWMDLFTILQAVLPVLGSQLPELSAPALDGLLQNYAFKAFATTRTGIPCNVHVPVNFSGIAVSALRLRSGSLRARGFSSFREFTIPIGVAEQPYVKRLVFVYQNLGNWSSFYYPLPGYTYLAPVLGLLAYDAAYLAAENLPQLDIRASEEPIIIKFRDLKFSPNGLLPKCVYFDSHGSVEFNNLLGGNMCSATKQGHFSIAAEEPPESGGGGGGGQSEHGEHNYGELWVIPGAVFALLVLLGMLVLCLKMCRDRKRIHKMEQAQQGSEGRSELERVGVGNSIRMPMALGTRTRPVLENEYLL, from the coding sequence ATGAGGCTTCTGGGCAGCCTCTGGATGGATCTCTTCACCATTTTACAGGCAGTACTTCCAGTGTTGGGCTCTCAATTGCCTGAGCTCTCAGCTCCCGCACTTGACGGACTCCTTCAAAACTATGCTTTCAAGGCCTTTGCCACGACAAGAACCGGCATTCCCTGTAATGTCCATGTCCCCGTCAACTTTTCCGGCATCGCCGTGTCGGCCCTGAGGCTGAGAAGTGGCAGCCTGAGAGCCAGAGGCTTCAGCAGTTTCAGAGAATTCACCATCCCAATTGGGGTGGCCGAGCAGCCTTATGTGAAGAGGCTGGTTTTTGTGTACCAGAACCTGGGCAATTGGTCCTCATTTTACTACCCTTTACCTGGCTACACCTATCTGGCTCCAGTTCTGGGACTTCTGGCTTATGATGCCGCCTATTTGGCTGCTGAAAACCTACCCCAATTGGACATAAGAGCCTCTGAAGAACCCATCATCATCAAGTTTCGGGATCTGAAGTTTTCGCCAAATGGGCTATTGCCGAAGTGTGTGTACTTTGATTCTCATGGCTCGGTGGAATTCAACAATCTGTTGGGTGGAAACATGTGTTCAGCCACCAAACAGGGCCATTTCTCCATAGCTGCTGAAGAGCCACCAGAGTCtggcggaggcggaggcggcGGTCAGAGTGAGCATGGAGAGCACAATTATGGTGAACTGTGGGTGATTCCTGGGGCTGTTTTTGCTTTGTTGGTTTTACTGGGTATGCTGGTTTTGTGCTTGAAGATGTGTAGAGACAGGAAAAGGATACACAAAATGGAACAGGCCCAACAGGGTTCAGAAGGAAGGAGTGAACTGGAAAGAGTTGGTGTTGGGAATTCAATTAGAATGCCAATGGCATTGGGGACTAGGACAAGGCCAGTGCTGGAGAATGAGTATTTGCTTTGA
- the LOC127796539 gene encoding putative B3 domain-containing protein At5g58280, which produces MAPKSVSTYEEARKQRIEENKKCFENLGISKTLKCLAELQSSEKSVKRHPKPKSESIYTLEPRRSSRARNPVPSYRDDVNIELPHLRKRSRISSSWASYIARPLDECKTASYEERSQAFNGAEDLQGKLTAGNPSFVKSMVRSHVYSCFWLGLPSKFCEDHLPKTTVDMVLESENGAEYDAVYIGKRTGLSGGWRAFALEHKLDDGDALVFELIDPARFKIYIVRAASCSSEEDDDTAVRAGDNKSASSHGAEKADKKSEQRPKTRTKKDVGSSKASSSKKKKK; this is translated from the exons ATGGCTCCCAAAAGTGTGAGCACTTATGAGGAAGCTCGAAAGCAACGGATTGAAGAGAATAAAAAGTGTTTCGAG AATTTGGGGATTTCAAAGACTTTGAAGTGCCTAGCTGAGCTGCAAAGTTCTGAGAAGTCTGTG AAACGTCATCCAAAACCCAAATCAGAGAGTATCTACACATTAGAGCCAAGACGTTCTTCTCGTGCACGAAATCCAGTTCCTTCATACCGTGATGAT GTCAACATAGAGCTTCCacatttgagaaagagatcaaGGATAAGTTCTTCATGGGCTAG CTACATAGCAAGACCACTGGACGAATGCAAAACTGCTTCTTATGAAGAAAGGTCTCAAGCTTTTAACGGCGCAGAAGACCTCCAAGGCAAGCTAACAGCTGGAAACCCATCTTTCGTAAAATCCATGGTCCGGTCTCATGTTTATAGCTGTTTTTGGTTG GGACTTCCTTCCAAATTCTGTGAGGATCATCTTCCCAAAACAACAGTAGATATGGTGTTGGAAAGTGAAAATGGAGCAGAATATGATGCTGTTTACATTGGCAAGAGAACTGGGCTAAGTGGTGGATGGAGAGCATTTGCATTGGAGCACAAGTTGGATGACGGCGACGCTTTGGTCTTTGAACTGATTGACCCTGCAAGATTTAAG ATTTACATTGTAAGAGCAGCCAGTTGTTCaagtgaagaagatgatgatacCGCTGTTCGTGCTGGAGACAACAAAAGCGCATCATCCCATGGGGCAGAAAAGGCCGACAAGAAGAGCGAGCAAAgaccaaaaacaagaacaaagaaAGATGTAGGCTCCTCAAAAGCTTCTTcaagcaaaaagaagaagaaatga
- the LOC127797991 gene encoding cytochrome b-c1 complex subunit 8, producing the protein MGKTPVRMKAVVYALSPFQQKVMPGLWKDLPNKIHHKVSENWLSAVLLLSPLVGTYSYVQYYLEKEKLEHRY; encoded by the exons ATGGGAAAGACGCCGGTGAGGATGAAGGCCGTGGTGTACGCGCTGTCTCCGTTCCAGCAGAAGGTGATGCCTGGTCTCTGGAAGGATCTTCCCAACAAGATCCACCACAAAGTCTCCGAGAACTGGCTTAGCGCCGTCCTCCTCCTCAGCCCTCTCGTCGGCACCTACtc GTATGTGCAGTATTACCTGGAAAAGGAGAAGTTGGAGCACAGGTACTGA